From the genome of Halobacteriovorax marinus SJ:
ATATGTTCTTCTCTTGTTCTATTAATTTCTTGAATAATGGATGCCAAGGTAGAACTCTTTCCTGAACCAGTTACACCTGTAACTAATACGAGTCCTCGCTTTGCATTTACAAATCCCTGCAATGCAGATGGAAGACCCAGCTCTGCCATTGTTGGAACTTTAATATTAATAACTCTCATTATAATAGCTATTCGCCCTTGAAATTTGAGAAGACTTATTCTTACTCTACAAATTTTTCCAAGCTGATAAGAGCCATCATACTCTTTAATTGTTTCAATGTTTTTTAAAATATTTTTATCGGGAATAATGGTATGACAAATAGTGAGCATATCCTCTTTCGAAAGAATATCTCCCTTTATCTTCTTAAGGCCACCTCTCATTCTAAAGTACGGATTCTCACCTTCTCTAAGATGAATATCACTAACGCCGTTGGCAGTAGCTAGTTTTAATAGTTTATGAAAGGATTCTTTAGTTATTGGCATAATCACTTATCGGTAATCTAAAGAAAACTTGTATCTTTTTTTAAAAAACAAAAAAGTCAACATTAACTATTTAAAGCAGATGGCCAAAGAATTCTTTACCGATGTTTCAAATAGCCCATCAACACTACATTTTCTAAGATCAGAATTTTTTTGCCTGCTAACCCAGCATAGTAATGATCATATACTGAAGTCTGAATATATTTTATTTCGGAGATAGAATGACAGACCTATTTATGCAAAATCCTGTTTATACAGTTATGGCCCTGGCCGGAACAATACTTTTCTTTATAAAGATCCTACTTCTCTTCTTTGGTGGAGATAGTGATTTCGATACTGATTTAGATATTGATATGAATGGAGATCACATCGATGGAGGAGATACTTTTTCGATAGTATCAATTCAGTCAATACTTGCTTTTTTCATGGGCACTGGATGGATTGGTTTAGCGGCAATTCATGAGTGGAAACTTACAAATGGTCAAAGCACAATTGCAGCGGCTCTATTTGGAGTTATCATGATGCTCTTTAGTTCGTTCATTACTTTTAAAATTAAAAAATTCAACTCAATTCCTAAAGTAGATATTAAAGAAGCAGTCGGTAAAGTCGGGCGTGCTTATACGAATATTCCATCTAAGGGCCAAGGCGTCGGACAAGTCGAAGTAACAGTTGGTAATAAGCAACAAATACTACAAGCAAGTAGTGTTGACGAAGCCATCAACTCTTTTGATGGGATCGTAGTTGTACAAGTCGATGATTCAGGAAATTTACTCGTAAAAAAATCATAATAACCAAGGGAGTCTAAGTGTTATTCAGTTCATTTGGAATTATGGGACTAGTTGTTGTCCCAGTTTTAATTCTTTTATTTGCGGCGGTATTCTTATCTAAGCAATATAAGAGGTGTCCTTCAAATCAAATACTTGTAATCTACGGTAGCGTAGGAACTGGCCAGTCCGCAAAGTGTATTCACGGTGGTGGGTCCTTTGTTATTCCACTATTACAAGACTATACATTTCTATCTTTAGAACCACTTACAATTGAAATAGATTTAAGGAGTGCACTTTCTAAAAAGAATATAAGAGTAAATGTTCCTTCAACTTTCACAGTCGGTATTTCTACAAAAAGTAATATCATGACCAACGCAGCAGAGAGACTCCTAGGTCTTTCGACTGATGAAATTTCTAATCAAGCTCAAGATATCATCCTAGGTCAAATGAGACTTGTTATTGCCACACTGGCCATTGAAGAAATCAATCAAGATAGAGAGAAGTTTCTAGACCTAGTTAATACAAACGTAAATGTTGAACTTAACAAGATTGGACTTGATGTTATTAACGTAAACATTCGAGACATTACTGATGAGTCAGGGTACATCGAAGCCATTGGTAAGAAGGCTGCAGCAGAAGCGATTAATAAAGCAAAGATTGAAGTTGCTGAACAAGAAAAAGATGGAGCAATTGGAGAAGCAAATGCGAACAAACAAAAGGAAGTTCAAGTTGCAAACCAAGTAGCTGAATCAGAAGCTGGTCAAAAAGAAGCGGAAAGAAATAAGAGAATTAAAGTCGCAAAGTTTGAGGCTGAAGGTATTGCAGGTGAAGCATCTTCTCTAAGGGAGCAAGAAGTTGCTCAAGCAAAGCAAAGAGCAATCACAGAACAGGGAAAGAAAGAAGCATTGAAGGAGCAAAGAGTCTTTGTTGCAATTCAAGAAGCTGAGTCTGTTAAAGGTGAAAATGAGTCTAAGGCCAATATTGCTGAATATGATGCAACCTTAAAAGAAAAGCAAGCCGATGCCGCCAAACGGGGTGAGGTTGCTCTTGCTCAAGCTCAAAAAGCAGTCCTTGAAGCACAGAAACTTGAAGAGATTGCAAGACTTGAGAAGACAGAAGTTGCACAAGAAGAAATCAATAAGAGAAAAGTTGAGATCACTGCAGAAGCTGAAGCAGAGAAACAGAGACGAATTGCCAAAGGTGAGGCCGATGCAATCTTAGCGAAGTATGAAGCTGAAGCACAAGGTATTCAAAAAGTTCTTGAAGCTAAGGCACAAGGGTACCATCGCCTTATTGATATCGTAGGTGAAGATAAGAGGCTAGTCCCTACTCTACTTATGGTTGAACAACTTCCAGAAATTATTGCACAACAAGTAAAAGCAGTCCAAGACCTTAAGATAGATAAAGTAACTGTCTGGGACAGTGGTGGAAATGGAGAAGGAGGTAAGAATGCAACCTCTAACTTTCTGAGTGGGCTTATAAACTCCTTACCTGCTGTACATGAGCTAGCAAAGCAAGCAGGTGTAGATCTCCCAGAGTTTCTAGGTCAAATAACACCACACGAAGTAAAAAAAATAGAATCTGAGAATCCCCCAGCAAGTCACAATTAGAAATAAAATCGCCCCTAAATGGGGCGTTTTATATTGAATCAATTGTGCCTAATCAAGAACTTCTATAGAATTAATTTTCTCATTTAATAACTCTTTAAGTAACTCTAAGTTACTACTATCCTTAGACGAGCTAATTCCAAAGCGATATAAAAACTTCTTAGAATTAAAAAGATAGAATAACTCCTCTCCATCTTTAGATTGATACTCGACCTTCGCCACTTGTAGACCATTTTCTAGCATTATTTCACGGGCCTTAAGATTGAGGGCATCCTTCTTTTTCAATTTCTCTAAAGTCTTCTCTAAGTCCTCTTCGCGAGTTCTATTCTTGAAGTTTTTCTTAATTGATAAATAGAGAATATCATCCTCAGATGAAGCCAGCATAAAATTAGTAACGAAGTTATCTTGAATTCTATATTCCTTAAAGCTGAACTTATTCTCATCTATAGGAATGGAAATGCTATATTCACTATTAAGATACTTACTAGTACTTCCCTCTTTTATAATCTTTCCCTTGTAGGGAATGAATAGAATAGAGCTGATTATTAAAACGAAAATTAATAATCCAGAATAGGTGATATTACCCTTTTGAAACTTCCAAGAGCTCCCCTCTTGTTTGGCTGAAGTCTTAACAAAACTTATTACCCATAGAGTTGTTGCAAATAAAGACAAGAAAAGCATTCCATAGTGCTTTAGAACAATTGAGCTTAATCCTTCTCTACCTAGGCTAGAGATTTGAATTACATGATGTGTTGGAAGGGCCCTCGCAAAGTAACCTATTAAGTTATTAGTGAAAGCAAGAAGTTCAGGCATAAATAAAATAAGCATTAGAACAGTTCCAAACCCACTTAATGCTGCTTGAGTCGGGCACACAAGTCCCATAACCATACCAAACATACAAATAATCAATGCACCAATTGGAACAGAAAGAAGCGTATGTAATGTTGAGATTTCACTATGGTGTAATGAAAAGATAAGACCAAATGAGACGAGAATAGTTAAAACTAGAGTTAGGAAGAGCTTCCCAAACAGAATTTCACTATATGTCGCCGGAGAGATCAATAGGGCCTCCAATGTCTTTTTATCTTTTTCCTCTGTGATAATAAATGATGTCAAGGTAAAGCCAACCATAACGAGAGACATTGCAAAAGTCATAACCCACAATGGTTTTGCAATTGTGATAGACATAAAAACATTAATCCCAATAGTAATCCCTAAAATTATTAAAGTTTGAGGGTTTCTAAGGGTTTCTTTTAAGTCTCTTTTAATAATTGCGCTAATAATGTGCTTTCTCATCTACTTACTCCTTTATCATTCTTGATAACTGATAAGAAAACATCTTTCATCGTTGCTTCTTTTGTATGTATGGAAAGAATTCGATCTTTCAAATTCATGTTACTTATTTTTTCAAAAACATCGCCATCATCCATATTGAAACACTGTACTGCCTCTTTCCCCTCTCTATCCAGGTAAGAAACCTCAACTTCATTTGTACCAAATTTCTTTTTCAAATACTTGGGCGAGCCGCTCGCAACTATCTTACCTCTATCAATAAAGGCCACTTCATCGCATAGAGAATCAACTTCTTCCATGTCATGGCTCGTTAGAAAAATAGTCGTTCCCAACTCTTTCATTCTAAGAATGAAGTCATGAACTTCAAATGATGATGAAGGATCAATCCCACTCGTTGGTTCATCGAGGAATAATAACTTAGGAGAATGAAGAATGGATCTAGCGAGAAGAACTCTTTGCTTTAAACCTTTTGATAAATTAGAAACTTTTTCATTTCTTTTATCCAGTAGAGATAAGGTTTCAATTATATTATCAGTATTCTTCTTTTCAACATTATACAACTCTCTGAAGAAGTCTATATTTTCCCAGACGGTTAAATTCTCATATAAATTTTGAGACTCAGAAACCACTCCAATCTGTTGATGAATTCCCTTCAAGTCCTTTCGTACATCGAGTCCTAAAATCGAAATTTCACCACTGGAGAATGTAAGTCTTCCAGTCATTGTTTTAATAGTTGTAGTTTTGCCAGCACCATTTGGACCTAGAAGACCAAAAATACTTCCAGACCTAACAGAGAGGTTTACGTTTTCTATTGCTTTGAAGTTTTCAAAACTCTTAGTCAGGTTTTTAATTTCAATAATATTACTCATAGAGAAATAGTAACTTGGAGTAAGCTAAAAATCGAATATATTTATTTAAAGTGGAGTAACGAAGTATCTATCTATTATCTTTAGGAGATTCCATTACGACGTATGTGGATATTGAATTAACTTGGGGCAAAGTTCCCAAAATATCTGTATGAAATACTTTATAGGCCGCTAAATCTTTTGTCTCAACTCTCAGTAAATACTCAAAAGACCCAGTTACATTGTGGCACTCAATCACCTCTGGTGATTGAACTATTGCCTTCTCAAATGCCCTTTGTGACTTTTTGGTATGAACAGATAGACCTACAGATATATATGCAGAGAAATTCACCCCTAAGAGAGAGTGGTCAATTATCGCTCTATAGCCCTTTATAATACCTAGCCTCTCAAGCTCCTGTACTCTTCTTAAACAAGCAGACGCTGATAGTCCGACCCGTGACGAAAGTTCTGAGTTACTCACTCTTCCGTCCGAGCCAAGCTCACGCAATATTCTTTCGTCAATTTCATCAATTTCGATCATATATTGCAAAAAATACCATCTCGATGCAGAAAAAAGCAAGATAAAATTTTCAACTTCCTGCTATAGTTTAGCTTATGAATATAGAATCAATCACAGCACTTCTTTCATTCGCACTAGTCTCCTCTATTACACCAGGACCAAATAATATTATGTTAATGAGCTCGGGGACGAACTTTGGCTTTAAGCGATCTCTTCCACATATGCTTGGAATTAATCTTGGTTTTACTTTTATGTTAATTCTTATAGGTATTGGCCTAAGTCAGATTTTCAATCTCTATCCCGTCATCCAAACAATTCTAAAGTTCGTTGGTGTTGCCTACTTAATTTATCTTTCTTATAAGATCGCACGCTCTTCATCAGTACAAGTTAAAGGTGATAATCAGGCAAGGCCGTTAACTTTTTTTCAAGCAGCTCTATTTCAATGGGTAAATCCTAAAGCTTGGACTATGGCCACTGCAGCTGTAACCTTATATGCACCAACAAGTTCATATAGAAATGTCGCAATCGTGGCGATTTCCTTTAGCGCGATGAATTTTCCGGCAATTTGTACATGGACATTACTTGGTAAGCAAATTAGAAAGAAATTAGACAACCCACGATTTCTTTTAATATTTAATTACATCATGGCGTTACTGCTACTTAGCTCACTCTATTTTATAATTATGTAAAATATTTAAAGGCTTTTTGATAAGTCTCGAATATATCTTGCAAGCTTCTTAATTTGCTTTGTCTCAACTGTAGACTCACGTTTTACAAGATAAACTACTCTCTTCACTTTTTTAAATTTTGCGGGAAGTTCTCTCTCAACAAGCCTATACTCCGCTTTAACTATCTCATTGTGAAGACTTGCAACGAATTTTGGTAGAAAGACAGCGCATAGTCCATTTCGACACATTGAAATCGCCGTCTCCATCAAATCCACTCTATAGCGAATTTCTCTTTTAAACTTATCATCAGGCCAACTATCTAGCCCCTTCACACCTGTTGGAGCTCCTTCAACCGGTATGGCCGGTGCTGCAAACGGAATAGAGAGTAATTCTTCTTGTTTAAAGGCACCTTTTTTAGTGTAGGCGCCCATTTCAATTTCTGTAATCTTTAAATGTTCAATACCTGGATATGGAATTGGTTCATAAGTTATGGCCATATCTATTTCACGATTAAGTAACGCCTTTTCTAGCCTTCCGGGGACTAGCTCGTGAAAATCAAGTTCATACTCAGAAAATACAGGTGCTAGAGTCTTTGCAAAATAAGTCGTAAAAACTTCAAAAGAACCTATTCGTAGAATTTTTACATCTGAAATTTTCTCCAGATTTAAAATTCCATCAAGGCTATCTAAAAAAGCAGGTATTCTCTTTGCCAATGCATGTCCTTCATCTGTAAACGATATCCCCCTACCTACCGGAATATATAAATTCGCTCCAAACTCATCTTGAAGAATCGAAAGTGATTTTGATAATCCAGAATGTGATATCCCCAAGAGTTCCGAAGCTCTTCGCATATTTCCAGTCTGATACAAGGTTATAAATTGCTTAAGTCGATTGGTTTCCATATGGAACCAATAGTTGAACATTAATCGCTTTTAGTCAACATAGTGTAGTGATAGTTTCAAATTAACAAGGAGAGAAATATGAAGAAGCAGACAAATTTTTTGATTACAACAGTACTAATACTCTTAAACTTACCTGTTCTTGCAGAAGTGCCAATTGCAAAAAGAGAAGGAGTTTCAAGTGAATATCTAAGCTGTAAGCTCTATGAGAATAAACGAACACTTACACTAAGACAAAGAGGTGCTCGAAATATAGAAGAAAGTGAGGAATTACTAGTTCCACACTCAATTATAAATGACCATGCAACAAGCGCTATCGAGGCAAGAGGAAGAGCATCTTACAGGTGGCTAGCTCATCAAGAAACC
Proteins encoded in this window:
- a CDS encoding LysR family transcriptional regulator, whose translation is METNRLKQFITLYQTGNMRRASELLGISHSGLSKSLSILQDEFGANLYIPVGRGISFTDEGHALAKRIPAFLDSLDGILNLEKISDVKILRIGSFEVFTTYFAKTLAPVFSEYELDFHELVPGRLEKALLNREIDMAITYEPIPYPGIEHLKITEIEMGAYTKKGAFKQEELLSIPFAAPAIPVEGAPTGVKGLDSWPDDKFKREIRYRVDLMETAISMCRNGLCAVFLPKFVASLHNEIVKAEYRLVERELPAKFKKVKRVVYLVKRESTVETKQIKKLARYIRDLSKSL
- a CDS encoding ABC transporter ATP-binding protein, which codes for MSNIIEIKNLTKSFENFKAIENVNLSVRSGSIFGLLGPNGAGKTTTIKTMTGRLTFSSGEISILGLDVRKDLKGIHQQIGVVSESQNLYENLTVWENIDFFRELYNVEKKNTDNIIETLSLLDKRNEKVSNLSKGLKQRVLLARSILHSPKLLFLDEPTSGIDPSSSFEVHDFILRMKELGTTIFLTSHDMEEVDSLCDEVAFIDRGKIVASGSPKYLKKKFGTNEVEVSYLDREGKEAVQCFNMDDGDVFEKISNMNLKDRILSIHTKEATMKDVFLSVIKNDKGVSR
- a CDS encoding ABC transporter permease yields the protein MRKHIISAIIKRDLKETLRNPQTLIILGITIGINVFMSITIAKPLWVMTFAMSLVMVGFTLTSFIITEEKDKKTLEALLISPATYSEILFGKLFLTLVLTILVSFGLIFSLHHSEISTLHTLLSVPIGALIICMFGMVMGLVCPTQAALSGFGTVLMLILFMPELLAFTNNLIGYFARALPTHHVIQISSLGREGLSSIVLKHYGMLFLSLFATTLWVISFVKTSAKQEGSSWKFQKGNITYSGLLIFVLIISSILFIPYKGKIIKEGSTSKYLNSEYSISIPIDENKFSFKEYRIQDNFVTNFMLASSEDDILYLSIKKNFKNRTREEDLEKTLEKLKKKDALNLKAREIMLENGLQVAKVEYQSKDGEELFYLFNSKKFLYRFGISSSKDSSNLELLKELLNEKINSIEVLD
- a CDS encoding Lrp/AsnC family transcriptional regulator, with the protein product MIEIDEIDERILRELGSDGRVSNSELSSRVGLSASACLRRVQELERLGIIKGYRAIIDHSLLGVNFSAYISVGLSVHTKKSQRAFEKAIVQSPEVIECHNVTGSFEYLLRVETKDLAAYKVFHTDILGTLPQVNSISTYVVMESPKDNR
- a CDS encoding LysE family translocator, giving the protein MNIESITALLSFALVSSITPGPNNIMLMSSGTNFGFKRSLPHMLGINLGFTFMLILIGIGLSQIFNLYPVIQTILKFVGVAYLIYLSYKIARSSSVQVKGDNQARPLTFFQAALFQWVNPKAWTMATAAVTLYAPTSSYRNVAIVAISFSAMNFPAICTWTLLGKQIRKKLDNPRFLLIFNYIMALLLLSSLYFIIM
- a CDS encoding flotillin family protein, with the protein product MLFSSFGIMGLVVVPVLILLFAAVFLSKQYKRCPSNQILVIYGSVGTGQSAKCIHGGGSFVIPLLQDYTFLSLEPLTIEIDLRSALSKKNIRVNVPSTFTVGISTKSNIMTNAAERLLGLSTDEISNQAQDIILGQMRLVIATLAIEEINQDREKFLDLVNTNVNVELNKIGLDVINVNIRDITDESGYIEAIGKKAAAEAINKAKIEVAEQEKDGAIGEANANKQKEVQVANQVAESEAGQKEAERNKRIKVAKFEAEGIAGEASSLREQEVAQAKQRAITEQGKKEALKEQRVFVAIQEAESVKGENESKANIAEYDATLKEKQADAAKRGEVALAQAQKAVLEAQKLEEIARLEKTEVAQEEINKRKVEITAEAEAEKQRRIAKGEADAILAKYEAEAQGIQKVLEAKAQGYHRLIDIVGEDKRLVPTLLMVEQLPEIIAQQVKAVQDLKIDKVTVWDSGGNGEGGKNATSNFLSGLINSLPAVHELAKQAGVDLPEFLGQITPHEVKKIESENPPASHN